The genomic region CAGCTTCAAGGTGAAGCCACATTTGGCTGCCATTTTCCGCTTCCAGTACTTTGTAACCTTTTTGCGACAAGGCGTCACAAAGCAACTGACGAATATCTTGATCGTCATCCACTACCAATAAAGTTTTTTTATGTTGTTCTGTCATTGTCTGGGTTGGAATCCATTATCGTTGTTATTCAAACTAACAAACCGTTATAGCTACATTATTAGAGACCTTTCACGATGTTACGAGCTAAGCTCTCATTAATATCATGTTAAAGTTAATAGACGATTAACAAAAGGAAAAGCTTCTCGTGCAGCAGAAAATCCAACCTCAGAAGAAAAACATCCTGCTCACTTTTTTAGATCCTGAGCAATTCATCCACATAGATCAAGATGAAACCGTCTTGGCCGCGTTAGTATCCGCAGGTATTCCGATCAAACAAGCTTGCACCAATGGCGTTTGCGGTGTTTGTCTGACGCCCTTGCTATCCGGCGAGATTGATTACGCGGATCGGCAACCGCATGGCTTAAACGACAAAGAGAAACGCAATGGCTACTTTCTACCTTGCATCGCCACTTGTAAAACCGATATCTCCATAGACAGGCCTAAAGTGAGACTGCGCTAATAGCCTAAAAACGTTATCATGAGCACAGCGAATTAATGAGCCGTCTTATGTCCAGCGAACTGCCAATTTACCAACTGATTCCTCAGCTAAAACATCAACTATTGCATCACCATGAAGCGATATTAGAAGCCGCTCCCGGTGCTGGTAAAACTACGGTGGTGCCAATTGCCTTAATGGAAGAAGCTTGGCTTAAGGGCCGCAAGATTATCATATTGGAACCAAGACGTTTAGCTGCCAAAGCCGCTGCAAAGCGTCTTGCTGATACCTTGCAAGAGCCGCTTGGAAAACGCGTTGGCTATCGTATTCGTCACGAAGGAAAAGAAAGCGCTCAGACACAAGTTTTGGTGGTCACCGAAGGCGTACTAACTCGCATGTTACACGATGATCCCAGTTTAGATGACATTGCCTTAGTCATCTTCGACGAATTCCACGAGCGTAATTTGCACTCGGACTTAGCCTTTGCCTTATGTTTACAAGCAAGAGAACTGTATCGCGACGAAGACCCGCTTAAGCTCTTGGTGATGTCCGCCACACTCGATACAACAGCACTCGAATCACGGCTCGCTTGTCCGACTCTCACCAGCCAAGGTCGAAGCTTTCCTATCATCATGCGTTATAGCAATAAAGCCCTCAAGACCTTTCAAGTCACCGATGAAGTGATTCGACTCACTTGCCAAGCCTTTAATGAAGAAACTGGCAGCCTACTCGTTTTCCTACCAGGTCAAAAAGAAATTCGCCAAGCGGCAAGCCAATTACAACAACGTTTAGGTCATGAGCCACATCTAAGCATCTTGCCTTTGTATGGCGAACTAAGCCTAAAAGAACAAGAGGCGGTGATTGAGCCAACAACTGCTCCCATTCGAAAAATTGTACTCGCCACAGCCATTGCCCAAACCAGTTTAACCATTGATGGTATCCGAGTGGTGATTGACAGCGGCCTAAGCCGAGAAGCACGCTTTGATGCCAGCACCGCGACAACGCGCCTACATACTCGCCGTGCAACTCAGGCAGAAACGACTCAGCGAATGGGCCGAGCAGGACGTACCGAAGAAGGTATTTGTTATCGTTGGTGGAGCGAAGGTCAACAACATCAACTCGCCCCACAAGCTCAGCCACAAATAGAGATCAGCGACCTCAGCAGTTTAGTGATGGATTTGGCGAAATGGGGCGTACAAGAACGCCTTGAATTGGATTGGATTACACCGCCGCCAAGCAGCCATTGGCAACAATCGATCGACTTGCTAACCAATCTGCAAGCTCTTGAACAAAATCAAACATCACAGCCGTCTTTAGAGTTAAGCCAACTCGGTGAGCAAATGAGCAATCTCGGCATCGAACCCAGACTCGCTCGATTGCTTTTAGATGGAAAACAAAATGGTGACAGCGATTTGGCCAGCGCCATCTGCACCATACTGTCAGAAGGCGATCCCTTTGCTAATCATCATAGCGACTTATCTGATCGTCTTCATTGGTTAGCTGGTCACAATCAGGCACAGAGTAAGCGACCAAGACAGAACTACTTAAAAGCTCAGCAACAATGGCGAAAACGTAGTCAGCAAATCAGCATTCAACAAACTTCGGCGAATAATCAACAGGAAGTCGCCTTTTTATTGATTCGAGCCTTTGCCGACCGCATTGCTCAACGCGTTGGACAAGATCATGACAAGACCCGCTATAAATTGGCCAATGGACGCATGGCGAGTCTATCGTCACTCGACCCTTGTGCGCAAAGCGAGTGGCTTATTGCGCTGGATATCGGCGGCCATCATGGCCAAGAAGAAGATCGTATTTTCCTCGCCTACCCGATCAAGCTTTCCACGTTGATAGATGATTTTGCCGATTTATTAATCATCAAAAACCATCTTGCTTGGTCAAAAAAAGACGCTCGCCTGTTAAGTGAATCACAACGTTGGATTGGCAAACTGTGCATTGATAAACAAACACTGAGCAAGCCATCAGAAGCAGACATCAGCCAAGCAGTTTGCCAGCATATTCGCCAAGAAGGACTGACTGTTTTGCCTTGGAACGATTCCAGCGAACAACTACGAGCGCGTCTGCAATTTGCCTTTATACACGATAAACAAAACCTCTGGTCGGATTGTTCTGATGACGCACTATTAAATGACCTAGAAGAATGGCTCGGGCCATACCTTGGTAAAGTGACCAATCAACAAGCCATGAATAAGCTTCCGTTAAACGATATATTGTTATCTCGGTTAGATTGGAACCAACAGCAATTTCTTAATCAAAAAGTCCCCACGAGAATCACGGTGCCATCAGGCTCAACTCATGCTATTGATTACTGCGAACAACAGCCAACTCTAAGGGTCAAACTGCAAGAAATGTTTGGCTATACAAAGAGTCCAACCGTACTGAATCAAGTCGTACGTATTGAATTGCTTTCACCAGGGCAGCGACCACTTGCTGTAACTCAAGATTTAGCTTTCTTTTGGCGTGAGGCTTACCCTGAAGTTCGCAAAGAAATGCGCGGAAGGTATCCAAAACACCCTTGGCCAGAAGACCCTATGAGTGCAGAAGCCACCGCGAAAACCAATCGAGCGCTAAGATCGTCATAACTGTCTTAGTGCTTGATCCGTTAGTTGCTGGCTAAAAGGTGTGTTCTTGGGATGCGTTGGAGACCAGCCCATAATAAAACGATGGAAATCAGCCCAAGCGATAGGGAATAAATCATGCCACTCTTGAGCCACAGCTTCAGCGAAATCAGGTGATTCCCCCGTCGAAATCAGACAACGAGACAATTCAGAAAAGTAGATATCCAAAAGAAAATCTAAATGCAAACTTAGTTCATCTTCGCTTAAACAACTACCCAAAAAATACGCGACATCTTGGACACCAATACCACGACCAATATATTGAAAATCGACCGCTGCGACCGCACTCAAATCTTCAGAAAAACAAAAATTAGCTAACTTAGCATCACCATGCACAAGCGTTTGGTAACACGCTGTATTGATTGCATCATCTAGTTTTTCAGCGGACTGCTTTAATGATGAATCCATCATAGCTTTCCATTCATCTGGACGTGTCTGTAAATGCCAATAAGTACCTCGCTGCCACAACCCTTCTGGCCAGTCATACTGTCTATCAGACTGTAAAAAACGGGCATGGAAATTTGCTAACCAATGAAGCACAACACTCACTTCTTCTAATTCTAAAGTGGAACAACGTCGAGGATAACCAGCCTCATCTAAATCTTCTAACAAGATATACACCTGACCTTCTTGTTGCCATGACGCAAGACACCTCGCCACTCTCTCACTGTCTTGACAGCACTCGGCCCAACCTTGATACCAGTTTGTTTCCACCTGATAGGAATGAACTTTACGTTTGTGAGCAAAGCTCGACTGCCAACCTCGTGGATGCGCCTTCATTTCACCAAACTGAATAGATTTAAGCACAACACTATTGGCAATTTCAGAGCCTTGAACAGAAAAGCGAACTACCTCGCCATAACCACTCCATAAACTCTGAACTAAATTCTCTCGAGTAACTTGAGTGGCATGCAAAGCGCGTTTAATAAAAATTTCTGGGGTCATAAGATTCGCAAACAATAAAGACATAAGTTAATACTGATTATCTTAACGGAAAAGCAAGGCAGACTCACAATATGAAAAGGAATTGAACAAAATAATGAGCTTATAAAAATGGTCTTTGTTTATTCATCTTTGCCTTTGATTCACACCGACGCTTTGGGCTACGAGATAAGCGCAAGCAAATCAAATAATAAGATGACATTCCTGCAAACGAAAAAAGCCCTGACAGCGTTAGCTATCAGGGCCTTTTAATATAAAGCTTGATGATACTTATCCCCTTGCGGGATGCCTATCCCCTTGTGGGACGACCATCGGCGATGGCGAGCACCCTCGGCGAATAAAGCGTCACTTCTGAACGCCTGTGGCGAGTAAAAAGCGGGATGGGAGAAGGTTGTTTTGATGGCGCTGCTTTTCTCCAGACGAAAAAAAGCCCTGACAGCGTTAGCTATCAGGGCCTTCTTAATATAAAGCTTGACGACGACCTACTCTCACATGGGATCTCCCACACTACCATCGGCGATGGCGCTTTTCACTTCTGAGTTCGGGATGGGATCAGGTGGTTCAACGCCTCTATGATCGTCAAGCAATTCGTTTTGCGTTTGTTTTGAGGTATGCGTTTATTGCATTGTCTTTCGACTTGACTCAAAACACGCGAATACGTGCTTGGATCTTTAACAATTCATTTTGAAATAACGTGTATCAAGCGATAAACCAGCTTATTCAATATCGTATATGTGTCTTTGTCATTTTGATGATCTTGAGCTTTTACTCTCTTCATCCAAAACCACTTTGGTGTTATATGGTCAAGCCTCACGAGCAATTAGTATTGGTTAGCTCAATGCCTCACAGCACTTACACACCCAACCTATCAACGTCCTAGTCTCGAACGGCTCTTTAGGGGACTTATGTCCCAGTGAGATCTTATCTTAAGGGAGGCTTCCCGCTTAGATGCTTTCAGCGGTTATCCCGTCCGAACATAGCTACCCGGCAATGCCACTGGCGTGACAACCGGAACACCAGAGGTTCGTCCACTCCGGTCCTCTCGTACTAGGAGCAGCTCCTCTCAAATCTCAAACGTCCACGGCAGATAGGGACCGAACTGTCTCACGACGTTCTAAACCCAGCTCGCGTACCACTTTAAATGGCGAACAGCCATACCCTTGGGACCGGCTTCAGCCCCAGGATGTGATGAGCCGACATCGAGGTGCCAAACACCGCCGTCGATGTGAACTCTTGGGCGGTATCAGCCTGTTATCCCCGGAGTACCTTTTATCCGTTGAGCGATGGCCCTTCCATACAGAACCACCGGATCACTAAGACCTACTTTCGTACCTGCTCGACGTGTCTGTCTCGCAGTTAAGCGTGCTTTTGCCTTTACACTCTATGCATGATTTCCGACCATGCTGAGCACACCTTCGTGCTCCTCCGTTACTCTTTGGGAGGAGACCGCCCCAGTCAAACTACCCACCACACAGTGTCCTCGATCCCGATAAGGGACCTGAGTTAGAACCTCAAACATACCAGGGTGGTATTTCAAGAGTGGCTCCATGCAAACTGGCGTCTGCACTTCAAAGCCTCCCACCTATCCTACACAAGTAGGTTCAAAGTTCACTGTGAAGCTATAGTAAAGGTTCACGGGGTCTTTCCGTCTAGCCGCGGATACACAGCATCTTCACTGCGATTTCAATTTCACTGAGTCTCGGGTGGAGACAGTGTGGCCATCGTTACGCCATTCGTGCAGGTCGGAACTTACCCGACAAGGAATTTCGCTACCTTAGGACCGTTATAGTTACGGCCGCCGTTTACTTGGGCTTCGATCAAGAGCTTCGCTTGCGCTAACCCCATCAATTAACCTTCAAGCACCGGGCAGGCGTCACACCCTATACGTCCACTTTCGTGTTTGCAGAGTGCTGTGTTTTTAATAAACAGTCGCAGCCACCTGGTATCTTCGACCGACTAGTGCTTACGGAGCAAGTCCTTCACACCGGCCGGCGTACCTTCTCCCGAAGTTACGGTACCATTTTGCCTAGTTCCTTCACCCGAGTTCTCTCAAGCGCCTTGGTATTCTCTACCTGACCACCTGTGTCGGTTTGGGGTACGGTCAATGTATATCTGAAGCTTAGAAGTTTTTCCTGGAAGCATGGCATCAACCACTTCGCCCAAAAGAGGGCTCGTCATCAGTTCTCGGCATTCTCTCTAAAAGAGTGACCCGGATTTGCCTAAGTCACTTGCCTACCGCCTTAAACACAGACAACCATCGCTGTGCTGGCCTAGCCTTCTCCGTCTCTCCATCGCAATATACATCGGTACAGGAATATTAACCTGTTTTCCATCGACTACGCATTTCTGCCTCGCCTTAGGGGCCGACTCACCCTGCCCTGATTAACATGGGACAGGAAACCTTGGTCTTCCGGCGGGGGAGTTTTTCACTCCCCTTATCGTTACTCATGTCAACATTCGCACTTCTGATACCTCCAGCCTGCCTTACAGCTTGACCTTCAACGGCTTACAGAACGCTCCTCTACCATGCCTAATAAATTAAGCATCCGTAGCTTCGGTGTACAGTTTGAGCCCCGTTATATCTTCCGCGCAGGCCGACTCGACTAGTGAGCTATTACGCTTTCTTTAAAGGATGGCTGCTTCTAAGCCAACCTCCTAGCTGTCTAAGCCTTCCCACATCGTTTCCCACTTAACTGTAACTTTGGGACCTTAGCTGACGGTCTGGGTTGTTTCCCTTTCCACGACGGACGTTAGCACCCGCCGTGTGTCTCCCGTAATTGCACTCATTGGTATTCGGAGTTTGCATGGGGTTGGTAAGTCGGGATGACCCCCTAGCCCAAACAGTGCTCTACCCCCAATGGTGAGATACGAGGCGCTACCTAAATAGCTTTCGAGGAGAACCAGCTATCTCCGAGCTTGATTAGCCTTTCACTCCTATCCACAAGTCATCCCCAGCCTTTTCAACGGATGTGGGTTCGGTCCTCCAGTTGATGTTACTCAACCTTCAACCTGCTCATGGATAGATCGCCCGGTTTCGGGTCTATTCCCAGCAACTAAACGCCCTATTAAGACTCGGTTTCCCTACGGCTCCACTATGTGCTTAACCTTGCTACTGAAAATAAGTCGTTGACCCATTATACAAAAGGTACGCAGTCACGGAACAAGTCCGCTCCCACTGCTTGTACGTACACGGTTTCAGGATCTATTTCACTCCCCTCACAGGGGTTCTTTTCGCCTTTCCCTCACGGTACTGGTTCACTATCGGTCAGTCAGGAGTATTTAGCCTTGGAGGATGGTCCCCCCATATTCAGACAGGATAACACGTGTCCCGTCCTACTCGTTTTCATGATTAAGGTGTTTTCGTATACGGGGCTATCACCCTCTATCGCGGCACTTTCCAGAGCCTTCTACTAACACCAAAACCACTTAAGGGCTAATCCCCTTTCGCTCGCCGCTACTTAGGGAATCTCGGTTGATTTCTTTTCCTCCGGGTACTTAGATGTTTCAGTTCCCCGGGTTCGCCTCCACACAGCTATGTATTCACTGTGGGATACTCTACAAGTAGAGTGGGTTTCCCCATTCGGACATGTTCGGATCAAAGTCTGTTTATCGACTCCCCGAACCTTTTCGCAGATTACCACGTCCTTCATCGCCTCTGACTGCCAAGGCATCCACCGTGCACGCTTGGTCACTTGACCATATAACCCAAAATAGTTTCGGATCACATACCAAAGAGCTTTTGTGTCTCTCTGGATTTACGATAATAGAAGTCACTAGGTTAAAGTGAACTTCCACCGGTTTAACGCTTGATTCATCGTTATTTCAAAATTCGAATTGTTAAAGAGCAAGTTTAGTGCAAAGCACTAAGTCAGATGCTTGATGGACAAACCATTCAAACCTCTTGCTTAGAACTCTGTGCTAATGCTTTTAAGATAGGTATCAGATAATTTGTGTGAACGCTCACCAGAGGTTTCTATCGTTTAAGGAGGTGATCCAGCCCCAGGTTCCCCTAGGGCTACCTTGTTACGACTTCACCCCAGTCATTGACCACTCCGTGGTAACCGCCATCCCCGAAGGGTTAAGCTAGCTACTTCTGGAGCAATCAACTCCCATGGTGTGACGGGCGGTGTGTACAAGGCCCGGGAACGTATTCACCGTGACATTCTGATTCACGATTACTAGCGATTCCGACTTCATGGAGTCGAGTTGCAGACTCCAATCCGGACTACGACGTACTTTCTGGGATTCGCTTACTATCGCTAGTTCGCAGCCCTCTGTATACGCCATTGTAGCACGTGTGTAGCCCTACTCGTAAGGGCCATGATGACTTGACGTCGTCCCCACCTTCCTCCGGTTTGTCACCGGCAGTCTCCTTAAAGTTCCCACCCGAAGTGCTGGCAAATAAGGATAAGGGTTGCGCTCGTTACGGGACTTAACCCAACATTTCACAACACGAGCTGACGACAGCCATGCAGCACCTGTCTCAGAGTTCCCGAAGGCACTAAGCTATCTCTAGCGAATTCTCTGGATGTCAAGAGTAGGTAAGGTTCTTCGCGTTGCGTCGAATTAAACCACATGCTCCACCGCTTGTGCGGGCCCCCGTCAATTCATTTGAGTTTTAACCTTGCGGCCGTACTCCCCAGGCGGTCTACTTATTGCGTTAGCTGCGCCACTAAGTCATTACAACCCAACGGCTAGTAGACATCGTTTACGGCGTGGACTACCAGGGTATCTAATCCTGTTTGCTCCCCACGCTTTCGCACCTCAGTGTCAGTATTAGTCCAGGGTGTCGCCTTCGCCACTGATGTTCCTTCCTATATCTACGCATTTCACCGCTACACAGGAAATTCCACACCCCTCTACCATACTCTAGCCTGCCAGTATCGGGTGCCATTCCAAGGTTGAGCCCTGGGATTTCACATCCGACTTAACAAACCACCTACGCGCGCTTTACGCCCAGTAATTCCGATTAACGCTTGCACCCTCTGTATTACCGCGGCTGCTGGCACAGAGTTAGCCGGTGCTTCTTCTGGGGCTAACGTCAAAGTAACTGGATATTAGCCAGTTACCCTTCCTCACCCCTGAAAGTGCTTTACAACCCTAAGGCCTTCTTCACACACGCGGCATGGCTGGATCAGGCTTCCGCCCATTGTCCAATATTCCCCACTGCTGCCTCCCGTAGGAGTCTGGGCCGTGTCTCAGTCCCAGTGTGACTGGCCATCCTCTCAGACCAGTTAAAGATCGTCGCCTTGGTAGGCCTTTACCCTACCAACTAGCTAATCTTACGCAGGCTCATCTAATAGCGGAAGGCTCCGAAGAGTCCCCTCCTTTCCCCCTTAGGGCGTATGCGGTATTAGCATGCGTTTCCACATGTTGTCCCCCTCTACTAGGCAGATTCCTACGCGTTACTCACCCGTCCGCCGCTCGTCAGCAGGAGCAAGCTCCCCTGTTACCGCTCGACTTGCATGTGTTAAGCCTGCCGCCAGCGTTCAATCTGAGCCATGATCAAACTCTTCAGTTAAAAAGTTTGCTTACTCAAAATCTATTACACTAACAATAACTTAATCGACTCATCATCCCTAAGAACAATAAGCCAACATAAAGCGAATTGACGTGTTAGACGTTTCGCAAGACTTCAATTTTTTTGATCATCTCGAATCAGTTAAAAACCAATCCGGACAATCTTCTGAAGCCTCTAGCGAGCGCCCACACAAATTATCTGATTATCTATTTTAAAGAGCGTGCTAACTTGAATGACTAACCAAATCATATTTAGTTAGTTGAACTTGGTCTTCGTTGCTCTGAAGCCTTGTCCGTGTCAGCGAGGGCGTATATTAAGGATCTACAGATTTTGTGCAACCCTTTTTTTAATTAATTTTGAAATTAATTAAAAAGGCATTACACCTCAACAATACGAAGTTCTTTTGGCATAGAGAAAGACACGTTCTCTTCTCTACCTTTTATCTCTTGAGGAGCACTACCGCCTTCTGTAACAAGACGATCAATTACCTCATTAACCAACACTTCAGGTGCTGAAGCACCAGCAGTCACGCCAATACTACGAATACCCTTCAACCAGTCACACTGAATCTCACTAGCATTATCGATTAAATAGGCCTTTGCCCCCATTCTCTCTGCTAGCTCACGAAGACGGTTTGAGTTAGAGCTATTCACAGAACCAACAACAAGGACCAATTCAGATTCTTGCGCTAACGTCTTCACCGCATCTTGACGATTTTGCGTGGCATAGCAAATATCATCTTTCTTAGGACCACGAATCATCGGAAAATGCTTACGAAGCGCATCGATAACAACAGAAGTATCATCCATAGACAATGTTGTTTGAGTAACAAAGGCAAGGCGCTCAGGATTCTTTACTTCCAGCTTTTCCACATCGGCAGGACTCTCTACTAAATAGATAGCACCACCCTGACGATCATCGTACTGCCCCATGGTGCCTTCCACTTCGGGATGACCATCATGACCAATTAAAATACATTCCATGCCATCGCGAGAATAACGCAATACTTCTAAGTGCACTTTAGTCACAAGCGGACAAGTCGCATCAAAGACCTTTAAGCCTCTATTCGTTGCTTCATCACGCACCGCTTTAGAAACACCATGAGCACTAAAGATAACAATGTTGTCATCAGGCACTTGGTCCAGTTCATCAACAAAAACAGCACCGCGAGACTTTAAAGACTCAACGACAAATTTATTATGTACTACTTCATGACGAACATAGATCGGTGCTTCAAAAAGGTCCAAGCAACGATTCACTATATCTATCGCCCTATCAACCCCAGCACAAAAACCACGAGGGTTCGCTAGTTGAATAGCAAAACTCATGCAACCTCCTCTACTGCAACAATCTGAGCTCTAAATGTCAGAGAGCGTCCAGCCAAAGGGTGATTAAAGTCTACCACTACTTCTTTATCGCCAATTTCAGCAATCACGCCGGGCAATTCGTTTTTACTCATATCAGCAAAAGACACTACCATCCCCTCTTCTAGATCCATAGAAAACTGAGAACGAGGCATACGCTGGATGTTACTTTCATTGTGTGCACCAAACGCTTTTTCAGGTGACATAACAAAAGAAGCTTCTTGCCCTGCAGACATCCCCAACAAAGCCGTTTCAAAATCTGGCAATAAACTACCATCACCAAATACAAAGCTTGCTGGAGCCTGAGAAAAATTAGAATCAACAATTTGACCGTCTTCAAGTGACAACTCAAAATGTAGAGTGACTCGGCTTGTTGCCGTAATTACATTCATTCTTTTGTACCTTCCTGCTTTTTGGTCACGAAGCCTTCAAGCAACATTAAAATAACACCGATGGTAATAGCAGAATCCGCTAGATTGAATGCAGGAAAATACCAGGACTGCTGCCAATGAAACTGCAAAAAATCTACAACATGACCATAAACCAATCGGTCATAGAGGTTACCGATAGCACCACCCAACACAAAGGTCAGAGCTAATGATTCCAATCGATTTGTCTCTGATATTTTAACCAAACGCCAACTTATACCAACAACCACAGCCAATGCGATCAAAGAGAAAAACCAGCGCTGCCAGCCACCCGCTTGTGCGAGAAAGCTAAAAGCCGCACCCGTGTTATATCTCAAAGTCAGATCAAAGAATGGGAAGACAACAATCTCTTGCCCATAAAACAAGTTGGACTCAATCGCTTGCTTCGTTACCCAATCCAAAACAAAAAGAATGAGAGCCAGCGCCCACCAGCGCTGAACTCGTTGCCATACAATTAAAGCTGTCATTAGGCGTAAAGGCGCTCTTCGCCTTCCCCATCAGGCAAGTTGGAGATACAACGATCACACAACTCAGGGTGCGATTCTCGTTTACCTACTTCTTCACGGTGATGCCAACAACGTACACATTTAGTGTACTTACTCAGTTCAACATGAACTTTCAAGCCATCAAGGTCAGTTGCAACAGCCTCATCACTCGCTTGAGACAAAGACAAAACCTTAACGTCAGAAGCAATCAAAACGAAACGAAGTTCTTCGCCTAGTCGGGTCAAGGTCGCTTGCAAGGCTTCATCACAATAAAGTGTGATATCAGCACTTAAGCTCGCTTTCATCTTGCCTTCGCTACGAGCCGCTTCTAATACCTTATTCGTTGCCACTTTAGCTTCAAGAACTTGCTTCCAAAATTCACGACCCATTGGCTCATCACCAGATAGTTCTTCTAGGCCTTCGTACCATGTTTCTAAGAAAACAGACTCACCGCGCTCACCTGGCAGCGTTTGCCAGATTTCATCAGCCGTAAAACTCAAGATAGGAGCAATCCAACGGGAGAAGGCTTCCATCACATGATAAAGCGCGGTTTGAGCAGAACGGCGCGCCAAGCTATCTTCTTGTGTTGTGTATTGACGATCTTTAATGACATCCAGATAGAAGCCACCTAAATCAACAGAGCAGAAGTTTTGAATTTTCTGGTTAACAGTATGGAATTGATATTCGTTGTACGCCGCATTTAATTCTTTTTGCAACAAAGCAGCACGATCTACAATCCAACGATCCAAAGCGATCATTTCACTTGCAGGAACCATATGCTCCGCTGGTTCAAAGCCATTTAGGTTCGCCATCATAAAGCGCGCCGTATTACGAATACGACGATAAGAATCCGCAACGCGTTTAAGGATTTCATCAGACACTGTCATTTCAGTGGTGTAATCGGTCGCAGCTACCCATAAACGGATAATGTCAGCGCCTAAGGTATCCATGACTTTCTGTGGAGACAATACGTTCCCCAAAGATTTAGACATTTTGCGTCCGTCGCCATCCACAGTAAATCCGTGAGTCAGAACTTGCTTGTATGGCGGCACACCACGTACTGCAATGGACGTTTTCAAAGACGATTGAAACCAACCGCGATGCTGGTCTGAACCCTCAAGATACAAATCAGCAGGGAAGCTCAACTCGTCACGCTGATCGATAACAGAATAATGAGTAACACCAGAGTCGAACCATACATCCAGCGTGTCAGTGACCTTGCTGTACTTTTCAGCGTCCGCACCCAATAGCTCTTCTGCTTCCATCTCAAACCAAGCGTC from Marinomonas rhizomae harbors:
- the hrpB gene encoding ATP-dependent helicase HrpB, with amino-acid sequence MSSELPIYQLIPQLKHQLLHHHEAILEAAPGAGKTTVVPIALMEEAWLKGRKIIILEPRRLAAKAAAKRLADTLQEPLGKRVGYRIRHEGKESAQTQVLVVTEGVLTRMLHDDPSLDDIALVIFDEFHERNLHSDLAFALCLQARELYRDEDPLKLLVMSATLDTTALESRLACPTLTSQGRSFPIIMRYSNKALKTFQVTDEVIRLTCQAFNEETGSLLVFLPGQKEIRQAASQLQQRLGHEPHLSILPLYGELSLKEQEAVIEPTTAPIRKIVLATAIAQTSLTIDGIRVVIDSGLSREARFDASTATTRLHTRRATQAETTQRMGRAGRTEEGICYRWWSEGQQHQLAPQAQPQIEISDLSSLVMDLAKWGVQERLELDWITPPPSSHWQQSIDLLTNLQALEQNQTSQPSLELSQLGEQMSNLGIEPRLARLLLDGKQNGDSDLASAICTILSEGDPFANHHSDLSDRLHWLAGHNQAQSKRPRQNYLKAQQQWRKRSQQISIQQTSANNQQEVAFLLIRAFADRIAQRVGQDHDKTRYKLANGRMASLSSLDPCAQSEWLIALDIGGHHGQEEDRIFLAYPIKLSTLIDDFADLLIIKNHLAWSKKDARLLSESQRWIGKLCIDKQTLSKPSEADISQAVCQHIRQEGLTVLPWNDSSEQLRARLQFAFIHDKQNLWSDCSDDALLNDLEEWLGPYLGKVTNQQAMNKLPLNDILLSRLDWNQQQFLNQKVPTRITVPSGSTHAIDYCEQQPTLRVKLQEMFGYTKSPTVLNQVVRIELLSPGQRPLAVTQDLAFFWREAYPEVRKEMRGRYPKHPWPEDPMSAEATAKTNRALRSS
- a CDS encoding ecdysteroid 22-kinase family protein — translated: MTPEIFIKRALHATQVTRENLVQSLWSGYGEVVRFSVQGSEIANSVVLKSIQFGEMKAHPRGWQSSFAHKRKVHSYQVETNWYQGWAECCQDSERVARCLASWQQEGQVYILLEDLDEAGYPRRCSTLELEEVSVVLHWLANFHARFLQSDRQYDWPEGLWQRGTYWHLQTRPDEWKAMMDSSLKQSAEKLDDAINTACYQTLVHGDAKLANFCFSEDLSAVAAVDFQYIGRGIGVQDVAYFLGSCLSEDELSLHLDFLLDIYFSELSRCLISTGESPDFAEAVAQEWHDLFPIAWADFHRFIMGWSPTHPKNTPFSQQLTDQALRQL
- a CDS encoding 2Fe-2S iron-sulfur cluster-binding protein, which translates into the protein MQQKIQPQKKNILLTFLDPEQFIHIDQDETVLAALVSAGIPIKQACTNGVCGVCLTPLLSGEIDYADRQPHGLNDKEKRNGYFLPCIATCKTDISIDRPKVRLR
- the lspA gene encoding signal peptidase II; this translates as MTALIVWQRVQRWWALALILFVLDWVTKQAIESNLFYGQEIVVFPFFDLTLRYNTGAAFSFLAQAGGWQRWFFSLIALAVVVGISWRLVKISETNRLESLALTFVLGGAIGNLYDRLVYGHVVDFLQFHWQQSWYFPAFNLADSAITIGVILMLLEGFVTKKQEGTKE
- the ispH gene encoding 4-hydroxy-3-methylbut-2-enyl diphosphate reductase codes for the protein MSFAIQLANPRGFCAGVDRAIDIVNRCLDLFEAPIYVRHEVVHNKFVVESLKSRGAVFVDELDQVPDDNIVIFSAHGVSKAVRDEATNRGLKVFDATCPLVTKVHLEVLRYSRDGMECILIGHDGHPEVEGTMGQYDDRQGGAIYLVESPADVEKLEVKNPERLAFVTQTTLSMDDTSVVIDALRKHFPMIRGPKKDDICYATQNRQDAVKTLAQESELVLVVGSVNSSNSNRLRELAERMGAKAYLIDNASEIQCDWLKGIRSIGVTAGASAPEVLVNEVIDRLVTEGGSAPQEIKGREENVSFSMPKELRIVEV
- a CDS encoding FKBP-type peptidyl-prolyl cis-trans isomerase, which translates into the protein MNVITATSRVTLHFELSLEDGQIVDSNFSQAPASFVFGDGSLLPDFETALLGMSAGQEASFVMSPEKAFGAHNESNIQRMPRSQFSMDLEEGMVVSFADMSKNELPGVIAEIGDKEVVVDFNHPLAGRSLTFRAQIVAVEEVA